From Eriocheir sinensis breed Jianghai 21 chromosome 37, ASM2467909v1, whole genome shotgun sequence, one genomic window encodes:
- the LOC127008331 gene encoding chitinase-3-like protein 1 isoform X2 → MAGRLWLVPAAMALLLPSSCWGETSAPPPTTSRTASVSASTRSSEHPPAKKLLCLYSLPCPGLHARPSALLPPSALDSSLCTHIVISSALLHNTTIVPCSPGDTEVYKKVVALKKKNPSLQVMVRVEGNWTALTRDRLAVAVFAYNAQQFLQKMGLGGLELSWQPPALPPWGKSTAHQLSLLLLQLNNAIKLASHPPLLFSMVVSASQKVIDSVYDMKVLNQLLSSGWNKVGAPAVGLGIMQGHMTYPKVCGFLQGSGQRWDKASRVPYAWRSREWVSYENEASVKEKAELVIAEHIGGVSLLDLNSDDWAGQCPGATTFPLLRAVKEVLSRPGV, encoded by the exons ATGGCGGGCCGGCTGTGGCTCGTCCCGGCGGCCATGGCGCTGCTCCTGCCCTCCAGCTGTTGGGGAGAGACTAGTGCACCGCCGCCCACCACCTCCAGGACAG CCTCTGTGTCAGCGTCAACCCGTAGTAGTGAACACCCCCCCGCCAAGAAGCTTCTCTGCCTCTACAGCCTTCCCTGTCCTGGCCTGCACGCTAGACCCtccgccctcctccccccctcagccCTTGACTCCTCCCTCTGTACCCACATTGTCATCTCCTCCGCTCTCCTACACAACACCACCATTGTGCCATGCTCTCCGGGGGACACAGAG GTGTACAAGAAAGTGGTTGCTCTGAAGAAGAAGAACCCAAGCCTGCAGGTCATGGTGAGGGTAGAGGGAAACTGGACCGCCCTGACCCGTGACCGCCTGGCTGTTGCTGT GTTTGCTTACAATGCCCAACAGTTCCTGCAGAAGATGGGTTTGGGGGGCCTTGAGTTGTCCTGGCAGCCTCCTGCATTGCCTCCCTGGGGAAAAAGCACTGCCCACCAgctgtccctcctccttcttcagctcAATAATGCCATCAAG CTcgcctcccaccctcccctcctaTTCTCAATGGTCGTGTCGGCCTCACAGAAGGTGATTGACTCAGTGTACGACATGAAGGTGCTGAACCA GCTGCTCTCTTCAGGGTGGAATAAGGTTGGCGCACCAGCTGTGGGGTTGGGAATAATGCAAGGGCACATGACCTACCCCAAGGTGTGTGGGTTTTTACAAGGCTCTGGACAGCGCTGGGATAAAGCCAGCCGGGTGCCATATGCCTGGAGAAGCCGGGAGTGGGTGTCCTATGAAAATGAAGCCAGTGTGAAGGAAAAG GCCGAGCTGGTGATTGCCGAGCACATTGGTGGAGTGTCTCTACTGGACCTCAATTCAGATGACTGGGCTGGCCAGTGCCCTGGGGCCACCACCTTCCCACTGTTGAGGGCTGTGAAGGAGGTGCTTAGTAGGCCTGGGGTCTGA
- the LOC127008331 gene encoding chitinase-3-like protein 1 isoform X1, whose amino-acid sequence MAGRLWLVPAAMALLLPSSCWGETSAPPPTTSRTASVSASTRSSEHPPAKKLLCLYSLPCPGLHARPSALLPPSALDSSLCTHIVISSALLHNTTIVPCSPGDTEVYKKVVALKKKNPSLQVMVRVEGNWTALTRDRLAVAVFAYNAQQFLQKMGLGGLELSWQPPALPPWGKSTAHQLSLLLLQLNNAIKLASHPPLLFSMVVSASQKVIDSVYDMKVLNQTVDFVSVATYDFHIYESYLPFTGHGAPLQAREAEKGYWATLNTRWAAKYWLSKGLPREKLVVTIPSFANTWTLLSSGWNKVGAPAVGLGIMQGHMTYPKVCGFLQGSGQRWDKASRVPYAWRSREWVSYENEASVKEKAELVIAEHIGGVSLLDLNSDDWAGQCPGATTFPLLRAVKEVLSRPGV is encoded by the exons ATGGCGGGCCGGCTGTGGCTCGTCCCGGCGGCCATGGCGCTGCTCCTGCCCTCCAGCTGTTGGGGAGAGACTAGTGCACCGCCGCCCACCACCTCCAGGACAG CCTCTGTGTCAGCGTCAACCCGTAGTAGTGAACACCCCCCCGCCAAGAAGCTTCTCTGCCTCTACAGCCTTCCCTGTCCTGGCCTGCACGCTAGACCCtccgccctcctccccccctcagccCTTGACTCCTCCCTCTGTACCCACATTGTCATCTCCTCCGCTCTCCTACACAACACCACCATTGTGCCATGCTCTCCGGGGGACACAGAG GTGTACAAGAAAGTGGTTGCTCTGAAGAAGAAGAACCCAAGCCTGCAGGTCATGGTGAGGGTAGAGGGAAACTGGACCGCCCTGACCCGTGACCGCCTGGCTGTTGCTGT GTTTGCTTACAATGCCCAACAGTTCCTGCAGAAGATGGGTTTGGGGGGCCTTGAGTTGTCCTGGCAGCCTCCTGCATTGCCTCCCTGGGGAAAAAGCACTGCCCACCAgctgtccctcctccttcttcagctcAATAATGCCATCAAG CTcgcctcccaccctcccctcctaTTCTCAATGGTCGTGTCGGCCTCACAGAAGGTGATTGACTCAGTGTACGACATGAAGGTGCTGAACCA aaCTGTTGATTTTGTTAGTGTAGCCACCTATGACTTTCACATTTATGAGTCCTACTTGCCCTTCACGGGTCACGGGGCTCCTCTGCAAGCACGGGAGGCAGAGAAAGGATACTGGGCCACCCTCAACACTCGCTGGGCAGCTAAGTATTGGTTGAGCAAGGGACTGCCACGGGAGAAGCTGGTTGTCACCATCCCCTCCTTTGCTAACACTTGGAC GCTGCTCTCTTCAGGGTGGAATAAGGTTGGCGCACCAGCTGTGGGGTTGGGAATAATGCAAGGGCACATGACCTACCCCAAGGTGTGTGGGTTTTTACAAGGCTCTGGACAGCGCTGGGATAAAGCCAGCCGGGTGCCATATGCCTGGAGAAGCCGGGAGTGGGTGTCCTATGAAAATGAAGCCAGTGTGAAGGAAAAG GCCGAGCTGGTGATTGCCGAGCACATTGGTGGAGTGTCTCTACTGGACCTCAATTCAGATGACTGGGCTGGCCAGTGCCCTGGGGCCACCACCTTCCCACTGTTGAGGGCTGTGAAGGAGGTGCTTAGTAGGCCTGGGGTCTGA